Genomic DNA from Eleutherodactylus coqui strain aEleCoq1 chromosome 8, aEleCoq1.hap1, whole genome shotgun sequence:
ggctctgcagctcggcagcctcacgcacgtgccatgcctggcccacgtctttaatttggtggttcagcgctttctgaaaagctacccacgcttgtcagacctgctcagaaaggtgcgccggctctgcgcacatttccgcaagtcccacacggacgctgccaccctgcgcaccctgcaacatcggtttaatctgccagtgcaccgactgctgtgcgacgtgcccacacggtggaactctacgctccacatgttggccaggctctatgagcagcgtagagctatagtggaataccaactacaacatgggcggcgcagtgggagtcagcctcctcaattcttttcagaagagtgggcctggttggcagacatctgccaggtccttggaaagtttgaggagtctacccaggtggtgagcggcgatgctgcaatcattagcgtcaccattcctctgctatgcctcttgagaagttccctgcaaagcataaaggcagacgctttgcgctcggaaacagagccgggggaagacagtatgtcactggatagtcagagcaccctcctgtctatatctgagcgcggtgaggaggaggatgaggaggagggggaagagacagcttggcccactgctgagggtacacatgctgcttgcctgtcatcctttcagcgtgtatggcctgaggaggaggaggaggatcctgaaagtgatcttcctagtgaggacagccatgtgttgcgtacaggtaccctggcacacatggctgacttcatgttaggatgcctttctcgtgaccctcgcgttacacgcattctggccactacggattactgggtgtacacactgctcgacccacggtataaggagaacctttccactctcatacccgaagaggaaaggggttcgagagtgatgctataccacaggaccctggcggacaaactgatggtaaaattccaatccgacagcgctagtggccgaaggcacagttctgagggccaggtagcaggggaggcgcggagatcaggcagcatgtacagcacaggcaggggaacactctctaaggcccttgacagctttatggctccccagcaagactgtgtcaccgctccccagtcaaggctgagtcggcgggagcactgtaaaaggatggtgagggagtacgtagccgatcgcacgaccgtcctccgtgacgcctctgccccctacaactactgggtgtcgaagctggacacgtggcctgaactcgcgctgtatgccctggaggtgcttgcttgtcctgcggctagcgtcttgtcagagagggtgtttagtgcggctgggggaatcatcacagataagcgtacccgcctgtcaaccaacagtgccgacaggcttacactcatcaagatgaacaaagcctggatttccccagacttctcttctccaccagcggacagcagtgatacctaagcaatacgtaggctgcacccgcggatggaagcatcgttctctatccccaccaaaaacggggacctttttgcttcatcaatctgtatataatattcctcctcctcctcctcctgaaacctcacataatcacgccgaacgggcaatttttcttaggcccacaaggctcagtcatataatttttgtaaacaatttttatacgtttcaatgctcattaaagcgttgaaactttcacctcaaccaatttttattttaactgggctgcctcctggcctagttaccaattaagccacattaaccaaagcgattaatgggtttcacctgccgtcttggttgggcatgggcaatttttctgacgtacattagtactgttggtacaccaatttttgggggccctcgcctacaatgtaatcagattaatttttagcccacctgcattacagctgacgttatctcagctgtgttaggcactgcaatgggatatatttatgtaccgccggtggcttcctggcacccacccatgctgtcggtccacagggacttcacaatagggagttgtacctgcctgtgtctatgaattaaaaaacccggtcaggttggggcatgcagtgtgggccgaagcccacctgcatttaacatgacattacctcagctgtgatgggcaatgcaatgggatatatttatgcacagccggtgggttccagggagccacccatgctgtgggtgcacacggaattcccattgcggagttgtacctgcctgtgactatttataaaaaaacgcggtctgactggggcatgcagacaccttgacagaatgaatagtgtgtggcacataggttccccattgctatgcccacgtgtgcagctccagatggaggtggtacaggattggatttctcattgcttctgtacagcattgtggactatcgccccgccccttttaaagagggtcgctgcctagccgtgccaaccctctgcagtgtgtgcctgcttttcctctggcagacgcacttataaatagacatgagggtggcgtggcatgagggcagctgaaggctgggcagggacagtttggtgtgcgctgtgtacactgggtcgtgggggggggggttgggcagcatgtaacccaggagaagtggcagcggagtgttatgcaggcagtgattgtgctttgttggaggtagtgtggtgcttagctaaggtatgcattgctaatgagggcttttcagaagtaaaagttgttgggaggggggggcccactcttgccgctattgtggcttaatagtgggacctgggaacttgagatgcagcccaacatgtagcccctcgcctgccctatccgttgctgtgtcgttcccatcactttcttgaattgcctagattttcacaaatgaaaaccttagtgagcatcggcgatatacaaaaatgctcgggtcgcccattgacttcaatggggttcgttactcgaaacgaaccctcgagcatcgcgaaacgttcgtctcgagtaacgagcaccctagcattttggtgctcgctcatctctaaaagaaaccaatcggacacaagtcatcaaccttgaatctcaaccagctctctggagttacaattccagagccctaatttattgaaacacataatacctgccctttatgggcgtataacagattacatcagtaacgtatacatattcttattcgctgggtcatatagaattccctgcctccctccccaccttctctcaagtccagtgtacgtgtggactttgtcctctcagcatgcggtcAGTTAAAGTAAttcctttgttggagaagttgaaggtggggggaggtggggggaggtgggaggagaacgcccaaaatgcatacaagtaaaacacacagtataagaatgtgatttaactctttccttatgtagtggagctttatattaggctgaagttataaaacacacatctttcatcaTGCCATTGTcctgcaattaccataatgaaattatgcagccattagcctctacagacttaaatcactacagctgcgcaaTACTTCTAgttcattacaaatcaatagacatttcaTGTCTACTACACATGCACTGCTCAGATATGCTGATGTGAAGGAGCCTGCAGGCGGGTGGTGTTCCACCGCAGGCACAACGCTGCTCCTGCCTCACACTTTTGGGTTTCTCTAGTCTGGCTGTCTTGGCCTTGCGCCCTTTGGGGGACCCTACACACCGGTATACACCCTGTGAGACCCAACGCTAAACCACCTCCTAATTCCAACTGAAAAGGTAAAAGCGTTATCAATTTGGTACATTGCACACTCTCTGATAGcatcatttaaatgccccaatcggcgTTTGGAGGTCCTGAACGTCCCACTCTGCCTGCAGTGTTATCGGAGAGTTAGgatcggttgtcatggcagcctagggcctcctgaaggcccccagggatgCCATGAATGACCATCTATCAAGGCACACCTTCATAGATTACCCTTTCAGAacgcggtataatgcaatactattgtactgcagtatactgtatgagcgatcaaaagaTTGCAAGTTTaaatcccattaaaaacaagTTTATAGGagttttttattaaatattagaaagaaaattaaaacttgtaacccccccctcccccccaataaTGGCACAATTTTATTTCCTAGGTCTTTTCACACATAAATACTTCAGAGTTTTCCAGCACATTATGGGGTACACCAAAGAACGGAGaaaggctgcagcaggaagggttaAACAAGTTCTATAATTatgctctagtcacatccagagctgcattctctTCTCTTATATAGGCTACAGCCATGGCTAATCATCCTACGATGAAGGTGGTCGGTGGGATGCCCCTCCTAGGGCCTTTTGCAGAAAACTGGGAGAGTGTTCAGTGTTTCCAGGCCAGAGAAGAGGACTTGCTGATCGCTACATACCCGAAATCTGGTGAGACTGAGGAACTTTATACACAGGGGCGTCCCTATCCTTGTCAGTCCCAGAGTCTCTGCTCTTCAGGTAGTAGCACTGCTGGCTGGGGTATCGGTATGTGGCACCGCTCCTCTTCCACCGTCCTTGTAGCTTCACCAGTCTTGTTGCGGGTCTGACTTGTCGCTACCTCTGACCTACCCTATAAACCTGCCCTTGTGTGCTCTGCCCCGCTCCTGAGTGCTTCATAATACcatctttaggctgcctgtccacgggcgttgcggtaaccTGCGGCAGATCTCTTCCACCTGCGAGCAGGGGCtgtcagacggatctccgctgtcggcctatctgacagataggctgaccgcagaaaatcgcagcaaatcacagcatgctgcgacttgctgGCTGCAgcgaagaatcgcaatgattctccactcgtggacagggggcatgCGCATACTTCAGGGGTTGAATCGGCGACCCAGCCCCtgtgcttgagggggcccagaggccgtccTCCACCATATACAGGTACACTTTCAGATCGCACTGTCTGCGGCCGCGTGATTAGTGCGGTCTGGCCGACAGCATGAGCCAGAGACgagagtaggaggaggaaggactAGATgaagacaggggaagaggaggggggatgagggaaggagcagagaggacacagactcGTGCACAGCATGGCATGGATGATGAGGTCCTCTCCttgctgcttccctcctgctgacactgtgtacagctgctctcctcaccacAGAAGTAGTCCAGGCCCCGgggtatctatctagtatctatctggcctcatgtccactcgcacgcacggatttcactgctgaatcctgcacatgcgcaccaatttcttttaaaaaatctgtctttccgcatatccgcggcacagcacaaaaacagctgcggacACGGAcatcttccataggcttcaaaggaagctgcgggagccgcctgtgtggcagatccacaggaaaatggagcacgctgcgattccTTCTCGTGCATGCGACCCGCACGCCAGGAAGGAattcatctgcatgcttttagctgccttactgatgctaatgcatccctatgggcagcaaaagGCACGGATCTCCCTGCGGGGCCACACGCcagttttataaataaaatctgcacgtgggCTTTGGCCCTCAGGTATAGGGAGGGGGGAAAAAGGGCCTAGGGGGGGAGGGCGgacggcccaagctgaacttttgcacccgggcccatggtacgcctttaggtatgcccctggttcactgcgttccctgcggacGAATTATCACTACAGGGAATACAAtccaaacccgcccatggaccaCCAGCCTTATGCCTGCAtcacacgaatgtatttgcaAAGTGTTTGCACGTacaatatgtagtgaatagaacccattgacttgaatgggtttgTTTGCATAAACGCATCTGGTGTCCACGGTCGTGAtgccggcggtaaatcgctggcaaatcacgctgtctgaagctttcgcgAATAGTtgtgattctccatggtcagcctagctgtcagataggctgacagcggagatccgtctaccGTTTTCTGCGGcgaccgcaatgcccgtggacaggcagcctaagctgCTTGACACATGGTGATTTCCACACTGGTGTGGAAGACTGGGGCAGGCAGAATAGAGAAGCTTCCTGGTCTGGGTCGGGTGCAGGGGCTATTTAGGATGCTGCCGGCAGGGCGGGTTTCCCTAGGATGGGTGCAGGGGCTACTTAAGCCCCCGGCAGGGCAGGTGCCTTCTGGATGGGTGCAGGAGCTACTCGGGAGGCTGCCGGCAGGGCGGGTTCCTCCTGGTCAGCTGCTGAGCGCCCTTGGCGGTGAGTGACGTGCCAGCCGTTTCCTCCAGTACGGCTGAGCTGTGTCCATGGTGTGCTTGATGGCAGGAGACGTACCTGGCTTGGTGTGAAATTATCTCTCTAGCATAACTGCACTTAACAACAAAAGTTACTGACTGTTTTCAATAACTGAAGTCGTAGAGCAGTAACCCATGACTATTGGCACCGTGCACAGTGTCAATTCCCACAACTCCTCTAATTACCATTGACAACGGGGACCTTCACATGACCATGCTCAATAGATGTTGACTCTTTACAGGTACCACTTGGGTGAGCGAGGTTGTGGACTTAATGCTCCAAAATGGAGATGTTGCAAAAAGCCAACGTGGAGCCATATTTGAGCGGGTGCCCTTTCTGGAGTATGCGGTGCCTGACATGCCGTCAGGTAAGTGGTGCCAATAAAgttattttacagtgttttttggggtttgAATTTCCCAACAAATGAGCTGGTAACACCAAAACCTTGATGAACCATCGGCCTTGTAGGAGTCCATGTCTTATGTTGTCATCACATTCCTTCATACATAAGTCCAACTTGTCACCTCTTCCTCAGGAACGGAGATCCTTGATGCTATGGACTCTCCCCGCGTGATTAAAACTCATTTACCCGTGCACCTCCTGCCAAGCAGCTTCTGGTAGAAGAAGTCCAAGGTAGTGAGTTCTTTGTAGACCACAGCTGATCTCACTGGAGTCTGGTTTGATATGGAGTCTTGATTTCCTCCCCTTATagccaggccttttacattttcCCTCCCATGCTATAATGGCTGGCCTATAACTCTTGCTGTAGTTCTTGATTTATCAGTATAGAAGGCTTGTATGATGAGGTCTACCTCTCTCTAGATTATACAGGCTGGTCCATATAACAGGTCGGTCTTTCCTTCTTTACAGCCTGATTCTTTTGCTATCTGTCTTCCCCTAGAacctggtctttttttttttgtgcaatgcctATTGGAAGAGTCTGGTCCATTTCTTGCTTGAGCATCTGTCTTGTAGAGTTTGGTCCCCCTACTACAATGTATCCAGGTCTATTGGACTTGCTGTAGAACCTAATCTGCCTACTTGCCTGCAAACAGCCTATATAAAGAGTTGCACAGTCTCTTTTTCCcttaaagcaggggtgtcaaactcattttcaccaagggccacatcaggcttatagtgaccttcaaagggccgattgtaagacagtatagtgaggtcctgttcacaccagcgtatttgcgtacaaaatatgcagtgaatagaagccattgatttcaatgagtcattcacatgaATATAGATTTTCACAAAGCATGACCTATTATGTTACATactacgcaccgcaataggccattaaagtgaatgggccgcgcaaatacatggtgaatgcgcaggaaatctgtgtattcactgcttatttgcgcaccatttcagtgggcccatctgcgggtttttttttttttcctctattgcggaaatacgcagtgtatttgtaCGACCGAAACACTATTACGCCctcgtgaacgagccctaatggtGACACCCTCACCCCCCtctagtggtcgcagtagtcatagtgactctcatagtagccccagtagtaacagggtacccccacagtaatagtaaccccccatagtaataaatccccgtcagtaatattaaccccataacaatattaaccccaacccatatacttcctccttgctgtcagcaccgctccccctctgctcgcgctgagcctggatgcacactgacgtcagtgtgtagcctggcacacttcctccctgagtcctctcctgcggaactgaggagcagaggactcaggggaggaggatcccggctgcacactgacgtcagagtgtgcgccaGAATCAGCGCTGCCAACGTGATTTCCACTGGGGAGctacggcaccccagctggtaatcactacagtggtgagcgtctGTCGGCACGCCgcgagccacataaaatgaggcagcggtcCTTGTGTTTGATACCTGTGCCTTAAAggcactgggttttttttttgcttcttctcCAACTTACGAAAAAtcttaactcttatttttccaatgtggctgtctgagggcttatttttgtggggcaagttatatttttcaattctacTATTTTTAATGTATCATTCACATTAATGTAAACATTTATATATGGTGTAAAATGGAAGAAGACACAATTTCAATATCTTTGGTGGGAGGgaattgtttttacagtgtacacacagcggcaaaaattacatgataactttattccatgggtcagtaggattacgacgataccaaatttatagatatataatttttttttattattttttttttttgtgggatgaactgcagattctattgataccattttggagttcatacgactttttgatcacttcatTAAGTTTCTACTTGGAGATGGGATGACCAATAGAAGtgcaattttgccttttttttatttattagtatTTAAATGTTTATTATGTTCACCATGTAGTGTTGATGTGAGGAGAGAGAACTGACCCcaacttcttaaaaaaaaaaaaaaagcaggtaccCATTCACAATACAGGTGTTTTTCTATGCGGCCATCCGActctaggatcaccgcacaga
This window encodes:
- the LOC136577410 gene encoding sulfotransferase 1 family member D1-like, with the protein product MANHPTMKVVGGMPLLGPFAENWESVQCFQAREEDLLIATYPKSGTTWVSEVVDLMLQNGDVAKSQRGAIFERVPFLEYAVPDMPSGTEILDAMDSPRVIKTHLPVHLLPSSFW